The proteins below come from a single Aegilops tauschii subsp. strangulata cultivar AL8/78 chromosome 6, Aet v6.0, whole genome shotgun sequence genomic window:
- the LOC109732037 gene encoding chemocyanin, which produces MASGAGSCWALVVLLLVARAFPAAATSFTVGGKSGWTIGVDYTTWASGNTFKVGDSLVFNYAKGLHTVAEVSAADYLACAAANAVGSDGSGATTVPLKTGGKHYFICTITGHCAGGMKLEVTVSGSGSGSGSSPSTPMPTPTTPYTSPTPTPTTTTPTTPYTTPTTPYTTPTSPACTGTTPGATPLTPVTPGTMPFYYYNGAAGLAPASWASFALVCAAVVQLGLL; this is translated from the exons ATGGCTTCCGGCGCCGGTTCATGCTGGGCCTTGGTGGTGCTGCTCCTCGTTGCCCGCGCCTTCCCGGCGGCCGCCACCAGCTTCACCGTCGGCGGCAAGTCCGGCTGGACGATCGGCGTCGACTACACCACCTGGGCCAGCGGCAACACTTTCAAAGTCGGCGACAGTCTCG TGTTCAACTACGCCAAGGGGCTGCACACGGTGGCGGAGGTGAGCGCGGCCGACTACCTGGCGTGCGCGGCGGCCAACGCGGTCGGCTCTGACGGCAGCGGCGCGACCACCGTGCCACTCAAGACCGGCGGCAAGCACTACTTTATCTGCACCATCACAGGCCACTGCGCTGGCGGCATGAAGCTCGAGGTGACCgtctccggctccggctccggctctgGCTCCTCGCCGTCAACCCCGATGCCCACCCCGACCACGCCGTACACGagcccgaccccgaccccgacgacgacgacgccgaCCACGCCGTACACGACCCCTACAACGCCATACACGACGCCGACGTCTCCAGCGTGCACTGGCACCACGCCTGGCGCGACGCCGCTGACACCGGTGACCCCAGGCACCATGCCGTTCTATTATTACAATGGCGCCGCCGGGCTCGCGCCGGCGTCGTGGGCTAGCTTTGCTCTGGTTTGTGCCGCGGTTGTGCAGCTCGGACTGTTATGA